From the Takifugu flavidus isolate HTHZ2018 chromosome 12, ASM371156v2, whole genome shotgun sequence genome, one window contains:
- the gpr4 gene encoding G-protein coupled receptor 4, with the protein MTALILYVGQQRCSRGCLRRRVSVELLDLENGETPGRKSELSAAKPVTHTPTLQRVPRGTMCNISFCDVDSKVDQFFQPTLYIIVIVLGLPTNCMALWAAYMQVRQRNELGVYLINLSVADLLYITTLPLWIDYFLQHDDWIHGQGSCKLFGFIFYTNIYVSIAFLCCISLDRYLAVAYPLRFAKVRQVKTAVLVSAVVWLIEIVANSAPLFHDELFQDRFNHTFCFEKYPMQDWVAGMNLYRTFLGFLAPWTAMLVAYRGILAAVRCNVSTEQQEKAKIQRLALSLILIVLLCFGPYHVLLLVRSVMFLRKPCDCGSEESLFAAYHVSLALTSLNCVADPILYCFVNEGARHDVGRALSALLSAACHKGSSCSPSHADILNAGSVTMETPLSAKKQPCVYNDVGKSGSYKTELVALKEECLQMTILSVGK; encoded by the exons ATGACAGCTCTGATCCTGTATGTCGGACAACAGCGATGTTCTCGAGGATGCCTGCGTCGCCGTGTCTCTGTCGAACTGCTGGACCTGGAAAATGGTGAAACTCCAGGAAGGAAATCAGAGCTGAGCGCAGCTAAACccgttacacacacaccaacattgCAGAGAGTTCCACGTGGGACAATGTGCAACATCTCCTTCTGTGATGTGGACAGTAAAGTGGACCAGTTTTTCCAGCCCACGCTCtacatcatcgtcatcgtcctCGGGCTTCCCACCAACTGTATGGCCTTGTGGGCTGCCTATatgcag GTAAGGCAACGCAACGAGCTCGGCGTGTACCTGATCAACCTGTCGGTGGCCGACCTGCTGTACATCACCACTCTTCCTCTGTGGATCGACTACTTTCTTCAGCATGACGACTGGATCCACGGTCAGGGGAGCTGCAAGCTCTTCGGCTTCATCTTCTACACGAACATCTACGTGAGCATCGCGTTTCTCTGCTGCATCTCCCTAGACAGGTATCTGGCTGTGGCCTACCCTCTGCGTTTTGCCAAGGTTCGACAGGTCAAGACAG CTGTCCTGGTCAGCGCCGTTGTGTGGCTCATTGAGATTGTAGCCAACTCTGCACCATTGTTCCACGACGAACTCTTCCAGGATCGCTTCAATCACACGTTCTGTTTCGAAAAGTATCCCATGCAGGACTGGGTGGCAGGGATGAACCTCTACAGGACGTTCCTGGGATTCCTGGCTCCGTGGACAGCCATGCTCGTCGCCTATCGGGGGATCCTGGCGGCAGTTCGCTGCAACGTTTCCACGGAGCAACAGGAAAAGGCGAAAATCCAGAGACTGGCGCTGAGTCTGATCCTCATCGTTCTGCTCTGCTTCGGACCCTAtcatgtcctcctcctggtgCGGAGCGTCATGTTTTTAAGGAAACCGTGTGACTGTGGTTCGGAAGAGAGTTTATTTGCAGCGTATCACGTGTCGCTGGCGCTGACCAGCCTCAACTGTGTAGCCGACCCCATTCTCTACTGTTTTGTGAACGAGGGGGCTCGACACGACGTGGGTCGGGCGCTCTCGGCGTTGCTGTCTGCAGCTTGCCACAAGGGGTCCTCCTGCTCACCTTCACACGCGGACATACTCAATGCCGGCTCGGTGACTATGGAAACGCCACTTTCGGCGAAAAAGCAGCCGTGCGTTTATAACGACGTGGGCAAGTCAGGCAGCTACAAGACGGAACTGGTGGCTCTGAAAGAAGAGTGTCTGCAGATGACCATTCTCAGCGTAGGCAAGTGA